A single window of Nicotiana sylvestris chromosome 3, ASM39365v2, whole genome shotgun sequence DNA harbors:
- the LOC104223481 gene encoding F-box only protein 6-like, protein MWSNLPFDILANIFSYLSPDSLARAKSACKNWYTCAKNSASTPRHHPPWFVALPTRITGHFCYAHNPIDDSWHLLPLDFIPNPIRPIAAIGGLILLREATATTLQLAICNPFTRQFRQLPKLNVTRTNPAVGVIESNSVKFKLYVAGGMSEASTINGGGVSYEPTLEVYDSIYNNWKKIGSMPVEFAVRLTVWTPNESVYCNGVLYWITSARAYTIMGYEIGKNKWRELSVPMADRLEFAALVPRNGKLSLVGGTRNAGACIWELSEGNNWRIIEKVPQELGTRLLEGKGRWGSINTKCVCTAGAMCLYRDLESGMVIWRKCAKNDKWEWHWIEGCGSIKGMKLQNFPIKGLLLHPYLASSSVLNQ, encoded by the coding sequence ATGTGGAGCAACCTTCCTTTTGATATCTTAGCTAACATTTTCTCTTATCTTTCTCCTGATTCCTTAGCCAGGGCGAAATCAGCTTGCAAAAATTGGTATACATGTGCCAAGAATTCAGCTTCAACTCCGCGGCACCACCCGCCGTGGTTCGTAGCCTTGCCAACGCGCATCACGGGGCACTTCTGCTATGCTCACAACCCAATTGATGATTCTTGGCACCTATTGCCTCTTGACTTCATTCCTAATCCAATTCGTCCCATTGCTGCAATCGGTGGGCTGATATTACTAAGAGAGGCTACGGCTACTACCCTTCAATTAGCCATATGCAACCCCTTCACTAGACAATTCAGACAACTCCCTAAGCTAAATGTCACAAGGACTAATCCAGCTGTTGGAGTAATAGAATCGAATTCAGTTAAATTCAAGCTCTATGTGGCTGGTGGAATGTCAGAGGCTAGCACCATTAATGGAGGAGGTGTCTCGTACGAGCCCACCTTAGAAGTGTACGATTCTATTTACAATAACTGGAAAAAGATTGGTTCAATGCCTGTGGAGTTTGCTGTAAGGCTAACAGTTTGGACGCCAAACGAGAGCGTTTACTGTAACGGTGTCCTGTATTGGATCACGTCGGCTCGGGCTTATACCATAATGGGATATGAAATTGGGAAGAATAAATGGAGAGAATTGAGTGTGCCAATGGCTGACAGGCTTGAATTTGCAGCATTGGTGCCAAGAAATGGGAAGTTGAGTCTCGTTGGCGGAACGCGCAATGCAGGAGCATGTATATGGGAGCTTAGTGAAGGTAATAATTGGAGAATAATTGAGAAAGTGCCACAAGAACTTGGGACAAGATTATTAGAAGGTAAAGGGAGATGGGGTAGTATTAATACTAAATGTGTGTGTACTGCTGGTGCTATGTGTTTGTATAGAGATCTTGAATCAGGAATGGTAATATGGAGAAAATGTGCAAAAAATGATAAGTGGGAATGGCATTGGATTGAAGGGTGTGGTTCAATAAAAGGGATGAAATTGCAGAatttcccaattaaagggttgttGTTACATCCCTATCTTGCATCTTCTAGTGTCCTGAACCAATGA